One Phycisphaerae bacterium RAS2 DNA window includes the following coding sequences:
- the atpA gene encoding ATP synthase subunit alpha produces MKIQVDEIASVLKQEIANYREHLEAAEVGRVITVGDGVAQIYGLSSAMAGEMIEFENGAIGQVMNLEENSVGAVVLGDYLGVKEGSTVKATGNLLSVPVGDALIGRVVDPLGRPIDGKGAATCSERWPLEYAAPGIAERQPVNQPLQTGIKAIDSMIPIGRGQRELIIGDRKTGKTAIAIDAIINQRDTGVICVYVAVGQKESTVAGTVEKLREHGAMDYTIVVSAASSDAAPLQYIAPYAGCAMAEYFMYKHGKHTLVIYDDLSKQAQAYRQLSLLLRRPPGREAYPGDVFYLHSRLLERSCKLAERRAIVPAGQPYKAGGVNNKTYIGVPGKHESEHDVKNHAGHAVVVDPTSGGSLTALPVIETLEGEVSAYIPTNVISITDGQIYLEPDLFFAGVRPAINVGISVSRVGGNAQIKAMKKIAGSLRLDLAAYRELEAFAQLGTDLDAATQRQLDRGARMVELLKQGQFKPYNVINEVISIFAGSKGFLDDLPISQVATFEEQMLKFVRDEHPELHKELTDKKELTDAIDAKLKEVIAAFKSRFVSANKK; encoded by the coding sequence ATGAAGATTCAGGTTGACGAAATTGCCTCCGTCCTCAAGCAGGAAATCGCGAACTACCGCGAGCACCTCGAAGCGGCCGAAGTTGGGCGCGTCATCACCGTCGGCGACGGCGTCGCGCAGATCTACGGCCTCTCCAGCGCGATGGCCGGCGAGATGATCGAGTTCGAGAACGGCGCGATCGGCCAGGTGATGAACCTGGAAGAGAACTCCGTCGGCGCGGTCGTGCTCGGTGACTACCTCGGCGTGAAGGAAGGCAGCACGGTCAAGGCGACCGGCAACCTGTTGAGCGTGCCCGTCGGAGATGCCCTGATCGGTCGCGTCGTCGATCCGCTGGGCCGGCCCATCGACGGCAAGGGCGCCGCGACGTGCAGCGAGCGCTGGCCGTTGGAATACGCCGCGCCGGGCATCGCCGAGCGCCAGCCCGTGAACCAGCCTCTGCAGACCGGTATCAAGGCGATTGACAGCATGATTCCGATCGGCCGCGGGCAGCGCGAGCTGATCATCGGCGACCGGAAGACGGGCAAGACGGCGATCGCGATTGACGCGATCATCAATCAGCGCGACACAGGCGTGATCTGCGTGTACGTCGCGGTCGGCCAGAAGGAATCGACCGTCGCCGGCACGGTTGAGAAATTGCGCGAGCACGGCGCGATGGATTACACCATCGTTGTGTCGGCCGCCAGCAGCGACGCCGCGCCGTTGCAATACATCGCGCCCTATGCGGGCTGTGCGATGGCCGAGTACTTCATGTACAAACACGGCAAACACACGCTGGTCATCTACGATGACTTGTCGAAGCAGGCCCAGGCGTATCGCCAGTTGTCGCTCCTGCTGCGTCGCCCGCCGGGTCGCGAGGCCTACCCCGGTGACGTGTTCTATTTGCACAGTCGTTTGCTGGAGCGCTCCTGCAAACTGGCCGAGCGCCGGGCGATCGTCCCCGCGGGTCAGCCCTACAAGGCAGGCGGTGTCAACAACAAGACCTACATCGGCGTTCCGGGCAAACATGAGTCCGAGCACGACGTGAAGAATCACGCGGGGCATGCCGTCGTGGTTGATCCGACGTCCGGCGGTTCGCTCACGGCGCTGCCGGTGATTGAAACGCTGGAAGGCGAGGTGTCGGCGTACATCCCGACCAACGTGATCTCGATTACCGACGGCCAGATTTACCTTGAGCCGGACCTGTTCTTCGCCGGTGTGCGACCCGCGATCAACGTCGGCATCTCGGTCAGCCGCGTCGGTGGCAACGCGCAGATCAAGGCGATGAAGAAGATCGCCGGCTCGCTGCGTCTGGACCTCGCGGCGTATCGTGAACTCGAAGCGTTCGCCCAATTGGGCACGGACCTCGATGCCGCGACGCAGCGCCAGCTTGACCGCGGGGCGCGCATGGTGGAGCTGCTCAAGCAGGGCCAGTTCAAGCCGTACAACGTGATCAACGAAGTCATCAGCATTTTCGCCGGGTCGAAGGGCTTCCTCGACGACCTGCCGATTTCGCAGGTGGCGACGTTTGAAGAGCAGATGCTCAAGTTCGTGCGCGACGAGCACCCGGAGTTGCACAAGGAACTGACGGACAAGAAGGAACTGACCGACGCGATCGACGCGAAGCTGAAAGAAGTCATCGCGGCGTTCAAGAGTCGATTCGTTTCTGCGAACAAGAAGTGA
- the glpC gene encoding Anaerobic glycerol-3-phosphate dehydrogenase subunit C → MNPIAMSLLLVVAWGLFAWQLKRRYALMTLGPGESRLDNLAERLRRTWQYAFAQKRMRRYWWAGIAHQLIFLGFIILLLRSLLLFGRGFDADFTFWGLLARGTALGDGYSLLKDVFVVLVILAASVFLYYRVIKRERRMTLSTEGVIILLIIESMMWADILHDGAEQRLHAHRAVAAAAHAGFDGFEPAGSVMAMVLSGVGSESALSVISAVGFWTHVTLVLLFLNLLPVSKHFHIVTAIPNVFTQSLHPRGRLPNVEDIEGKIEREETLGLTRITQLSWKSVLDLYTCTECGRCTDQCPANQTGKLLSPKQLTLDLRDYLYKNEDKLVAAKRAAAGGNGAAGATASSGGDGSNGNSDTWTPSDLVPDFIKPEVLWACTTCGACETECPVFITYVDKIVDMRRHLVMEKSEFPAELQNAFRGMESNSNPWNFPASDRAGWATDLDVPRIAEKPDAAVLFWVGCSASFDDRARRIARATAQLLKTAGVDFAILAEEEQCTGDPARRAGNEFLFQMLAQANVETLNRYNPRTIVTTCPHCFNTLLNEYPDFGGKFNVVHHSVYLADLVKAGKLKPANRIDAKVAYHDSCYMGRYNEVYEQPRETLRSIPGLTVLEPVQTRDRGLCCGAGGAQMFKEEEHAREGAQDERVNIRRAEQLLDTKPDMVASSCPFCQRMLIDGLASKQREDVKQFDIAELLWQSVSPSS, encoded by the coding sequence ATGAACCCCATCGCCATGTCGCTTCTGCTCGTCGTCGCCTGGGGCCTGTTTGCCTGGCAGCTCAAGCGCCGTTACGCGCTCATGACGCTCGGCCCCGGCGAGAGCCGCCTTGATAATCTCGCCGAGCGCCTTCGCCGCACGTGGCAATACGCCTTTGCCCAGAAGCGCATGCGCCGCTACTGGTGGGCCGGCATCGCGCATCAATTGATCTTCCTCGGTTTCATCATCCTTCTGCTGCGCTCGCTGCTTCTGTTCGGCCGCGGGTTTGACGCCGATTTCACGTTCTGGGGCTTGCTCGCGCGCGGCACAGCGCTGGGCGACGGCTACTCCCTGCTCAAAGACGTTTTCGTCGTGCTGGTGATCCTCGCTGCGTCGGTGTTTCTGTATTACCGCGTCATCAAACGCGAGCGACGCATGACGCTCTCCACCGAGGGCGTCATCATTCTGCTCATCATCGAATCCATGATGTGGGCCGACATCCTTCACGACGGCGCCGAGCAGCGGCTTCACGCGCACCGGGCCGTCGCTGCCGCGGCCCATGCCGGCTTCGACGGGTTTGAGCCGGCCGGCTCGGTCATGGCGATGGTATTAAGCGGCGTCGGCAGTGAGTCGGCATTGTCGGTGATCTCCGCTGTCGGGTTCTGGACGCATGTGACGCTTGTGCTGCTCTTTCTCAATCTGCTGCCGGTCTCGAAACACTTCCATATCGTCACGGCGATCCCGAACGTGTTCACCCAGTCGCTACACCCGCGCGGGCGGTTGCCGAACGTCGAGGACATCGAGGGCAAGATTGAACGCGAAGAGACGCTGGGATTGACACGCATCACGCAACTGTCGTGGAAGAGCGTCCTCGATTTGTACACCTGCACCGAGTGCGGCCGATGCACCGATCAGTGCCCGGCGAATCAGACCGGCAAGCTGCTTTCGCCCAAGCAACTGACGCTCGATCTGAGGGACTATCTCTACAAGAACGAAGACAAGCTCGTCGCCGCGAAACGCGCCGCGGCCGGCGGGAACGGCGCAGCGGGTGCCACTGCTTCAAGCGGTGGCGATGGCTCAAACGGCAACAGCGATACGTGGACGCCGTCCGACCTTGTGCCGGACTTCATCAAGCCCGAAGTCCTCTGGGCCTGCACGACCTGCGGCGCGTGCGAAACGGAGTGCCCGGTCTTCATCACCTATGTTGACAAAATCGTCGATATGCGGCGGCACCTCGTGATGGAGAAGTCCGAGTTTCCCGCCGAGTTGCAGAACGCCTTCCGCGGCATGGAGTCCAATTCCAATCCGTGGAACTTCCCCGCGAGCGATCGCGCCGGTTGGGCGACCGATCTCGATGTGCCGCGCATCGCCGAGAAGCCCGACGCGGCGGTGCTGTTCTGGGTCGGCTGCTCGGCGTCGTTTGATGACCGTGCCCGGCGGATCGCCCGCGCGACAGCGCAGTTGCTGAAAACGGCCGGCGTCGATTTCGCAATTCTCGCGGAGGAAGAACAATGCACCGGCGACCCGGCGCGGCGAGCGGGCAACGAGTTCCTCTTCCAGATGCTCGCACAGGCAAACGTCGAGACGCTCAACCGTTACAACCCGCGCACGATCGTTACGACCTGCCCGCATTGCTTCAACACGCTGTTGAATGAGTACCCTGACTTCGGCGGCAAGTTCAACGTCGTGCATCATTCGGTTTATCTCGCCGATCTCGTGAAAGCGGGCAAGTTGAAACCCGCCAACCGCATCGACGCGAAAGTCGCTTATCACGATTCGTGTTACATGGGGCGATACAACGAGGTCTATGAGCAGCCGCGCGAAACGTTGCGCAGCATCCCCGGGCTGACCGTGCTGGAGCCGGTGCAGACGCGCGATCGCGGCCTGTGCTGTGGCGCGGGCGGGGCGCAGATGTTCAAGGAAGAGGAGCATGCCCGCGAAGGCGCGCAGGACGAGCGCGTCAACATTCGCCGTGCCGAGCAACTGCTCGACACCAAGCCCGACATGGTCGCGTCGAGCTGCCCGTTCTGCCAACGCATGCTTATCGACGGCCTCGCCAGCAAGCAACGCGAGGACGTGAAACAGTTCGACATCGCCGAATTGCTCTGGCAATCGGTGTCCCCTTCGAGTTAG
- the acrA gene encoding Acryloyl-CoA reductase electron transfer subunit beta: MTKDVLVFVEQRDGKILPAAMQAISAAAQLAGKTGGRVAAALIGNGLSPLADHLDAAGVATTYLCEADALGRYNAVTYARSLASIIQKADPQIVLLAASFMGRDLAPRVAVRVNAGLATDCIEFDIEGSGALVVRRPIYNGKATSKVHFNAGRVQMASVRPNTFAMPGGATSKAERVSVPFNTDAGDARQVTKEIVRTGGAEKDVTEASIVVSGGRSLKSEENFKIIFDLAHALDAAVGASRAACDAGYQPHSRQVGLTGKTVTPSLYVACGISGAIQHLAGMRGSRRIVAINTDAEAPIFKVADIGVVADLFTFVPLLTEEVKKVKH; this comes from the coding sequence ATGACCAAGGACGTACTCGTCTTCGTAGAACAGCGTGATGGAAAGATTCTGCCCGCGGCGATGCAGGCGATTTCGGCAGCGGCGCAACTTGCCGGCAAGACCGGTGGTCGCGTTGCGGCGGCATTGATCGGAAACGGTCTTTCGCCGCTCGCGGACCATCTCGACGCCGCCGGCGTCGCGACGACGTATCTCTGCGAGGCCGACGCGCTGGGCAGGTACAACGCCGTGACCTACGCGCGATCGCTGGCCTCGATCATTCAGAAGGCTGACCCGCAGATCGTGTTGCTCGCCGCGTCGTTCATGGGGCGCGATCTTGCGCCGCGCGTCGCCGTGCGCGTCAACGCCGGCCTCGCCACCGATTGCATCGAGTTCGACATCGAGGGCAGCGGCGCGCTGGTCGTCCGTCGGCCGATCTACAACGGCAAGGCGACGAGCAAAGTTCACTTCAACGCCGGCCGCGTGCAGATGGCATCGGTGCGGCCCAACACGTTCGCCATGCCCGGCGGCGCGACGAGCAAGGCCGAGCGCGTGAGCGTGCCGTTCAACACCGACGCGGGCGACGCGCGACAGGTGACGAAGGAAATCGTCCGCACCGGCGGCGCGGAGAAGGACGTGACCGAGGCGTCGATCGTTGTCTCCGGCGGGCGGAGTCTCAAATCCGAGGAGAACTTCAAGATCATTTTCGACCTGGCCCATGCGCTGGATGCGGCCGTCGGCGCGAGCCGCGCGGCCTGCGACGCGGGCTATCAGCCGCACTCGCGGCAGGTGGGGCTGACCGGCAAGACGGTGACGCCGTCGTTGTATGTGGCCTGCGGGATCAGCGGGGCGATTCAGCACCTCGCCGGGATGCGCGGCAGCCGTCGGATCGTGGCGATCAACACGGATGCGGAAGCGCCGATCTTCAAAGTGGCGGATATCGGCGTGGTGGCGGATTTGTTCACGTTTGTTCCGCTGTTGACGGAGGAAGTGAAGAAGGTCAAGCATTGA
- the atpB gene encoding ATP synthase subunit a produces the protein MMNYLLASGDNPLSHVVDHTWLKTADGKYTILSNHVIMMLAAAVLLVLFMPLWSRSRSTGNEVADMTPRGPRNMIEAICAFLRDKVARPNLGEHTDRFIVYIWTAFFFVLTCNILGLLPLQPVTQWALGKPIYGTATGNIWVTGTLATCTLFMIVINGLRIHGMTYVKHFFMGPFPINCLIAVLEVIGLIVKAVALAIRLFANMCAGHILLAVLLSFIMMAGKSSQGMGFAIAVPVVLGSVAINMLEIFVAFLQAFIFTFLSCVFIGLAVNIHHDHEHDEHHEAGHGAHAGPAH, from the coding sequence ATGATGAACTACCTGCTTGCATCCGGTGACAACCCGCTTTCGCACGTGGTCGATCACACGTGGCTGAAGACCGCGGACGGGAAGTACACGATCCTGTCGAACCACGTCATCATGATGCTGGCGGCGGCGGTGCTGCTGGTGCTGTTCATGCCGCTCTGGTCGCGCTCGCGCAGCACGGGCAACGAAGTGGCGGACATGACGCCGCGCGGCCCGCGCAACATGATCGAGGCCATCTGTGCTTTCCTGCGGGACAAGGTCGCGCGACCCAACCTCGGCGAACACACCGACCGGTTCATTGTCTATATCTGGACCGCTTTCTTTTTCGTTCTCACCTGCAACATCCTCGGCCTGCTGCCGCTGCAGCCCGTTACGCAATGGGCGCTCGGCAAGCCGATCTACGGCACGGCGACCGGCAACATCTGGGTCACCGGCACGCTGGCCACCTGCACGCTGTTCATGATCGTGATCAACGGCCTGCGCATTCACGGCATGACGTACGTGAAGCACTTTTTCATGGGGCCGTTCCCGATCAACTGCCTGATTGCCGTTCTGGAAGTGATCGGCCTGATCGTGAAGGCGGTGGCGCTGGCCATTCGTCTGTTCGCCAACATGTGCGCGGGACACATCCTGCTGGCCGTGCTGTTGAGCTTCATCATGATGGCCGGCAAGAGCAGCCAGGGGATGGGTTTCGCGATCGCGGTGCCGGTCGTGCTGGGCAGCGTGGCGATCAACATGCTTGAGATTTTCGTGGCCTTCCTTCAGGCGTTCATCTTCACGTTCCTGTCGTGCGTGTTCATCGGCCTGGCCGTGAACATCCACCACGACCACGAACACGATGAGCATCACGAAGCGGGTCACGGCGCGCACGCGGGCCCCGCGCACTAG
- a CDS encoding Putative F0F1-ATPase subunit (ATPase_gene1) — protein MTGAEPSGRPPGNWMRHAGTGLELAAAIGGMCAIGYLLDRKFNSSPWCLLTCALLGIVGGLYNLVRSQLRGALGLKKRERSRDDSQSPSRDDG, from the coding sequence ATGACTGGCGCGGAGCCTTCCGGACGACCTCCAGGCAACTGGATGCGCCACGCAGGCACGGGCCTCGAGTTGGCGGCTGCCATCGGCGGCATGTGCGCGATCGGGTATCTGCTCGATCGAAAGTTCAACTCGTCGCCGTGGTGCCTGCTGACGTGTGCGCTGCTGGGAATCGTCGGCGGGTTGTACAACCTCGTGCGTTCCCAACTCCGGGGCGCGCTGGGACTGAAAAAACGCGAACGCAGCAGGGACGATTCGCAGTCGCCGAGTCGGGACGACGGATGA
- a CDS encoding lineage-specific thermal regulator protein, translating to MRIEKELMRGAGPIAILKLLERHELYGYELIERLARQSNGVLTMGESTLYPLLYNLESKGLIEGIWREADSGRRRKYYRLTKKGRGHLERSAREWQRLAETMQTLGIVSARLAGEGVPA from the coding sequence ATGCGAATTGAAAAGGAGCTGATGCGCGGCGCCGGGCCGATCGCGATTTTGAAGCTGCTGGAGCGTCACGAGCTGTACGGCTACGAACTCATCGAGAGGCTCGCCCGGCAATCCAACGGTGTGCTGACCATGGGGGAATCGACCCTGTATCCGCTGCTGTACAACCTCGAGTCCAAAGGGCTGATCGAAGGCATCTGGCGTGAGGCCGATTCGGGCCGGCGGCGTAAGTACTACCGCCTGACGAAGAAAGGCCGCGGCCACCTGGAGCGCAGCGCGCGCGAGTGGCAGAGACTCGCGGAAACGATGCAAACGCTGGGCATTGTGTCCGCGCGGCTGGCGGGCGAAGGAGTGCCGGCATGA
- the atpH gene encoding ATP synthase subunit delta — translation MATEYDITSAAAAVYAESLLELAREAGKADEIADELSQLLALGKSHPTFAAMMHSAALDDDARRGILQRMFAGRVNPLVLNLMLVLNDRQRSHIFRQVCAAYQRKLDESAGRTAVYVSTAVALDDAARSRVRDEVRRLTGLDSRFEERIDPSILGGLIVQAGDRLYDYSVRRRLHDLQHRLHETMKESLVGGVSKFVTQG, via the coding sequence ATGGCAACGGAATACGACATCACATCAGCAGCCGCGGCGGTCTACGCCGAGAGTTTGCTGGAACTGGCGCGCGAAGCGGGCAAGGCCGACGAGATTGCCGACGAATTGTCGCAATTGCTCGCCCTGGGGAAGAGCCACCCGACGTTCGCGGCGATGATGCACTCGGCGGCGCTCGACGACGACGCGCGGCGCGGGATTCTCCAGCGGATGTTCGCCGGCCGGGTCAACCCGCTGGTGCTCAATCTTATGCTGGTCCTGAACGACCGCCAGCGGTCGCATATTTTCAGGCAAGTCTGTGCCGCGTACCAGCGCAAGCTGGACGAATCGGCCGGTCGCACGGCGGTTTATGTTTCGACCGCTGTCGCGCTGGACGACGCGGCGCGGTCGCGCGTCCGCGATGAAGTTCGCCGGTTGACGGGGTTGGATTCGCGGTTTGAAGAGCGTATCGATCCCTCGATCCTCGGCGGGTTGATCGTGCAGGCGGGCGATCGGTTGTACGACTATTCCGTGCGTCGGCGGCTGCACGACCTGCAGCATCGATTGCACGAGACCATGAAGGAATCGTTGGTCGGCGGCGTATCGAAGTTTGTGACACAAGGATAA
- the acrC gene encoding Acryloyl-CoA reductase (NADH), with protein sequence MEPSLQQLADNLCRLATHHDITGSWPEASLTELGSAGAWRWVIPAAYGGLGLDQVQLTQAYEAVAAGCMTTLLILTQRDRACELIADGENELLKANLLPRLMRNELLATVGISQVTTSRQGARPALTATVDGQDFVLNGVMPWVTSAARSRLIVTAAMLSDGRQLLAAVDADSPGLTIDKPMDLMALQASNTSEVHCRTVRVPRERVIRGPTANALSSGMTIRPHVVAAAGVGLAGSMASFITAHAGNADGPLRTLAEEIQHRCDAMRERLYRVTQQAASRATLHADEAGSADGPAVATDEKTDLRVAVNDLLVRVASAALVYGKGTGFLRQMPVQRLVREAMFFLVWSASSDVRVGTVARLLEAPPPETRSLSID encoded by the coding sequence ATGGAGCCGTCCCTGCAACAGTTGGCCGACAATCTCTGTCGGCTTGCCACACACCACGATATTACCGGAAGCTGGCCCGAGGCCTCGCTCACCGAGCTTGGTTCGGCCGGTGCATGGCGATGGGTCATCCCGGCTGCCTACGGCGGACTGGGCTTGGACCAGGTTCAATTGACGCAGGCCTATGAGGCGGTGGCGGCCGGTTGCATGACAACGCTGCTGATTCTTACGCAGCGAGACCGGGCCTGTGAATTGATTGCCGACGGCGAGAATGAGCTACTCAAGGCGAACCTATTGCCGCGTCTGATGCGAAACGAACTGCTGGCGACGGTCGGCATCAGCCAGGTAACCACAAGTCGGCAGGGCGCGCGGCCGGCGCTGACCGCCACGGTGGATGGCCAAGACTTCGTTCTCAACGGCGTGATGCCGTGGGTCACGTCGGCGGCGCGCAGCCGGCTGATCGTGACGGCGGCGATGCTTTCAGACGGGCGTCAACTTCTCGCGGCGGTCGATGCCGATTCCCCGGGGCTCACGATTGACAAGCCGATGGACCTGATGGCGCTGCAGGCGTCGAACACGAGCGAGGTTCATTGCCGCACGGTGCGCGTGCCGAGGGAGCGCGTGATTCGCGGGCCGACTGCCAATGCGCTGTCATCAGGCATGACGATTCGGCCGCACGTCGTGGCGGCGGCGGGTGTGGGGCTGGCGGGGTCGATGGCATCGTTCATTACGGCACATGCCGGTAACGCCGACGGCCCGCTGCGGACGCTCGCCGAGGAAATCCAGCACCGCTGCGACGCCATGCGCGAGCGATTGTATCGTGTGACGCAACAAGCCGCGTCACGCGCGACGCTGCATGCGGACGAAGCGGGGTCGGCTGATGGACCGGCGGTGGCAACCGACGAAAAGACCGACCTGCGTGTCGCCGTCAACGATCTGCTGGTTCGTGTCGCCTCCGCGGCACTGGTCTATGGCAAGGGAACGGGGTTCCTTCGGCAGATGCCGGTTCAGCGGTTGGTGCGCGAGGCGATGTTCTTTCTTGTGTGGTCGGCGTCATCGGATGTTCGCGTCGGAACGGTGGCACGCCTGCTGGAGGCTCCGCCGCCGGAGACGCGCAGTTTGTCGATTGATTGA
- the atpE gene encoding ATP synthase subunit c, with translation MKKAVLTVLALAFVMCIAAPVMASDAAGATGSRWLDDKGAAYLGAAIGAGLVIMGGAAGIGRIGSSATESMARQPEASGSINGAALILAAMIEGATLFAVVVCLLGVLK, from the coding sequence ATGAAGAAGGCAGTGTTGACGGTGTTGGCGTTGGCGTTCGTGATGTGCATCGCGGCGCCGGTGATGGCTTCGGACGCAGCGGGCGCGACGGGCAGCCGCTGGCTGGATGACAAGGGCGCGGCCTACCTCGGCGCGGCGATCGGCGCCGGCCTGGTGATCATGGGCGGCGCGGCCGGCATCGGCCGGATCGGCAGCAGCGCGACCGAGAGCATGGCGCGGCAGCCCGAGGCGAGCGGCTCGATCAACGGTGCGGCCCTGATTCTGGCGGCCATGATCGAAGGCGCCACCCTGTTCGCGGTGGTCGTGTGCCTGCTGGGCGTGTTGAAGTAA
- the panB gene encoding 3-methyl-2-oxobutanoate hydroxymethyltransferase — MPRDKITLATLVSRKRSRTPISMLTAYDFPTAQIEEAAGVDCILVGDSAAQVVLGHDSTLRATMDYMVMIAAAVRRGAPGAFLLGDMPYLSFNITHQEAIRNAGRFMGEAGCDCVKIEGDARIADTVRAMTAATIPVMVHLGLRPQAVHQFGGYRAQGRDARSAQLLIDDAKRLEDAGACALLLEAVPPEPAKIIAESTALPVIGCGAGPHCDGHVVVLHDMLGLSAGPLPRFVKRYGDVRNDMSRAVSAYIADIQSRGYPGAEHVYQMEAGEAAKLRPAAPNRT, encoded by the coding sequence ATGCCGCGCGACAAGATCACGCTCGCTACCCTCGTTTCACGCAAACGATCGCGCACGCCCATCTCGATGCTGACGGCGTATGACTTCCCCACGGCCCAGATCGAGGAAGCCGCCGGCGTCGATTGCATTCTCGTCGGCGATTCGGCGGCGCAGGTCGTCCTTGGGCACGATTCCACACTCCGGGCGACGATGGACTACATGGTGATGATCGCCGCCGCGGTGCGACGCGGCGCGCCCGGTGCCTTTCTCCTCGGCGACATGCCCTATCTCTCGTTCAACATCACCCATCAGGAGGCCATTCGCAACGCCGGCCGCTTCATGGGCGAGGCCGGCTGCGACTGCGTGAAGATCGAGGGCGACGCGCGCATCGCCGACACGGTTCGTGCCATGACCGCGGCAACGATTCCCGTCATGGTTCACCTCGGTCTTCGGCCGCAGGCGGTGCATCAATTCGGCGGCTATCGCGCGCAGGGGCGCGATGCCCGGTCTGCACAGTTGCTGATCGACGACGCGAAACGATTGGAAGACGCCGGCGCCTGCGCGCTGCTGCTGGAGGCCGTGCCGCCTGAACCAGCGAAGATCATCGCCGAGTCCACGGCCCTGCCGGTGATCGGCTGCGGCGCGGGGCCGCACTGCGATGGCCACGTCGTCGTGCTGCACGACATGTTGGGCTTGAGCGCCGGCCCGCTGCCGCGCTTTGTGAAGCGGTATGGGGACGTGCGAAACGACATGTCGCGCGCGGTGAGCGCCTACATCGCAGACATTCAAAGCCGCGGCTACCCCGGCGCGGAGCACGTCTATCAAATGGAAGCCGGCGAAGCAGCCAAACTGCGGCCGGCGGCACCTAACCGTACTTAA
- the atpF gene encoding ATP synthase subunit b yields the protein MIQKRMTRAVASVLGALTPALAWASEAGGHGDSAPNLFSGDLGNSFWTLVIFVFVLVVLGKFAWGPILKMLQQREQFISNSLESAKRDRDDAKKMMADYSKKIEAAHQEASAIVDEARRDGEALRRKLHEDAEKEGREMLARAQRDIQIAKETAISELYSRTLDLAGDVAGKIIKQKVDGQGHKALLDESIAELSKAGRNN from the coding sequence ATGATTCAGAAACGAATGACACGTGCGGTCGCATCGGTCCTGGGCGCGTTGACGCCGGCGCTTGCATGGGCGTCGGAAGCGGGCGGCCACGGGGACTCGGCGCCGAACCTCTTCAGCGGCGATCTGGGCAATTCATTCTGGACGCTGGTCATCTTCGTGTTCGTGCTCGTTGTGCTGGGCAAGTTCGCGTGGGGGCCGATCCTGAAGATGCTCCAGCAGCGCGAGCAGTTCATCTCCAATTCGTTGGAATCGGCGAAGCGCGATCGCGATGACGCGAAGAAGATGATGGCCGACTACTCGAAGAAGATCGAGGCGGCCCATCAGGAAGCGTCGGCGATTGTCGACGAGGCTCGTCGCGACGGCGAGGCTCTGCGGCGCAAGCTGCACGAAGACGCCGAGAAGGAAGGCCGCGAAATGCTGGCGCGGGCCCAGCGCGACATTCAGATCGCGAAGGAAACAGCGATCAGCGAGCTGTATTCACGCACGCTGGATCTGGCGGGCGATGTCGCCGGCAAGATCATCAAGCAAAAGGTCGACGGGCAGGGTCACAAGGCGCTGCTGGACGAATCGATCGCGGAATTGAGCAAGGCCGGGCGGAACAACTGA